A window of Desulfatiglans anilini DSM 4660 contains these coding sequences:
- the wtpA gene encoding tungstate ABC transporter substrate-binding protein WtpA, producing the protein MESKRLKIIYTLVLLFVMVLPCSAVAEPRGALIIFHAGSLSAPFEAMEKCFESRYPRVNIFREASGSQKAARKITELGKPCDVMASADYAVIDELLIPQHADWNILFATNQLVLCYTDRSRYADEIDPHNWYEILLREDTAWGHSDPNLDPCGYRSLMVMQLAEKYYNVPGLYKRLTAGRQGRHVRSKSTELISLLESGKIDFVWEYLFIAVQHDLRFVLLPDEINLGNHRYNSFYSHALVKVAGKGPGEFMELRGKSCTYGVTLLKNAPNREAAIAFMTYMLDPQGGLKVLDRMGQPPLIPCSVSAKQMKSRLPEVLQNYVKE; encoded by the coding sequence GTGGAAAGTAAACGATTAAAAATCATCTACACCCTGGTGCTTCTTTTTGTGATGGTGCTGCCGTGTTCCGCGGTTGCCGAACCTCGAGGCGCTTTGATCATTTTTCACGCCGGCAGTCTTTCCGCACCTTTCGAGGCGATGGAAAAATGCTTCGAGTCCAGATATCCCAGGGTGAACATCTTCCGTGAAGCGAGCGGGAGTCAGAAAGCCGCCCGTAAGATCACGGAGCTCGGCAAACCCTGCGATGTGATGGCATCGGCGGATTACGCCGTCATTGACGAACTGCTCATCCCTCAACACGCGGATTGGAATATTCTTTTTGCGACGAACCAACTGGTGCTCTGCTACACGGACAGAAGTCGATACGCCGATGAGATCGATCCCCACAACTGGTACGAAATTCTCCTGCGGGAAGATACTGCATGGGGCCATTCCGACCCAAACCTCGACCCCTGCGGATATCGATCATTGATGGTCATGCAATTGGCCGAGAAATATTACAACGTACCAGGACTTTACAAGAGGTTGACCGCCGGCCGGCAAGGCAGGCATGTCCGCTCGAAATCGACTGAATTGATCTCGCTCCTTGAAAGCGGAAAAATAGACTTCGTATGGGAATACCTTTTCATCGCAGTGCAGCATGATTTGCGGTTCGTCCTTCTTCCAGACGAAATCAATCTGGGGAACCACCGGTATAACTCTTTTTATTCCCACGCCCTTGTCAAAGTCGCCGGAAAAGGGCCAGGGGAATTCATGGAATTGAGAGGGAAGTCGTGCACCTATGGCGTTACCCTCCTAAAAAACGCCCCCAACAGGGAAGCCGCCATAGCCTTTATGACCTATATGCTGGATCCTCAAGGAGGATTGAAGGTTCTTGACAGGATGGGGCAGCCACCTCTCATCCCATGCAGCGTATCCGCAAAGCAGATGAAATCACGGCTTCCTGAAGTGTTGCAAAACTACGTGAAAGAATGA
- a CDS encoding MotA/TolQ/ExbB proton channel family protein — MIEFLQKGGILVAPILFCSVLGLAIFLERLIRFARLNIAGDGFLEKLTHYMRNGENHQAYELAESSGTPLGRILVQAMEVKDQGRETIETVINHATDEEIRTLSRNIQALATIGNVAPLLGLLGTILGMIKAFMVIQQMGGKVNASVLAGGIWEAMLTTALGLAVALPTMVAHSYLISRVDTFEAKLQNGTVAFIKALTRKSS; from the coding sequence ATGATCGAATTTCTTCAGAAGGGCGGCATCCTTGTGGCGCCCATCCTCTTCTGCTCCGTTTTGGGGCTTGCGATCTTTCTCGAGCGCCTGATCCGGTTTGCACGACTGAACATCGCCGGGGATGGATTTCTCGAGAAACTGACCCATTACATGAGAAACGGTGAAAATCACCAGGCCTACGAACTCGCCGAGTCGAGCGGCACCCCCCTCGGGCGCATCCTCGTCCAGGCCATGGAGGTGAAAGATCAAGGCAGGGAGACGATCGAGACGGTCATCAACCATGCCACCGATGAGGAAATCCGGACGCTCTCGCGGAACATTCAGGCCCTGGCGACCATCGGCAACGTGGCGCCGCTCCTGGGCCTTCTCGGGACGATCCTCGGCATGATCAAGGCGTTCATGGTCATCCAGCAGATGGGCGGCAAGGTCAATGCCTCCGTGCTGGCCGGCGGCATCTGGGAGGCCATGCTCACCACCGCCCTCGGGCTCGCCGTGGCCCTGCCGACGATGGTCGCACACAGCTACCTCATCTCCCGCGTCGACACCTTCGAGGCCAAGCTTCAGAACGGGACGGTCGCGTTCATCAAGGCGCTCACGCGAAAATCATCCTAG
- a CDS encoding TonB-dependent receptor plug domain-containing protein, with protein MKVKHAVEAMLLSFFLVFLLSMPGAQAQDKKAASQPGVFNLGEVVVTGEAETVTQITTVDTIDRQELDLTNAQSVSEAIETLPGVFVSTGTRNEAYVNVRGFNQRYVPIYIDGIPLYLPWDGYVDASELSTGNISQITLTKGAASTLYGPNTMGGVINMVSMKPSKPFEGSYSFEVDENGLSGSLNLGSRMDKAYVMAGISGLDYDDFKMSDDFTPIRVPPGFRGYYEDGKRRDNSDMESIAGSFKVGFMPAEGHEYAIGVQHTNSERGLPVNVQPTERQRFWRFTEWEKTTYYFIGDSKITDHLTANTRLYYDTYYNVLDSYDSPSYDSQNMKYAFHSTYDDYTPGGSFTLRTTYIPRNKLSFAFHYKKDVHEEQDDIVTPWERYEAETYSYGLEDAIALADRLDLVLGVSYDVQKTKYANGGPLRDDDDVFNPMGGLVYTLEDATKFHGSVASKSRFPTLKELYSSLLGTATPNPNLEKEESVNYEIGVERPLPWKSSASLALFYADVDNLIVQTTRQGNDFYDNIGKARHQGLELGFKSEFLANNTLEAHYTYLDAENRSPDRVSDHLPEAPEHQIYLSDLYQANEWLSFFTKIQYNAGQWEEKSNNEWVELGSYWLFDLKAMAEISKFLVAEVGVRNLFDENYETGYGFPREGRTFFCGLRGTF; from the coding sequence ATGAAAGTGAAACACGCTGTTGAGGCTATGTTGCTGAGTTTTTTTCTTGTCTTTTTACTGTCCATGCCGGGCGCCCAAGCCCAGGACAAAAAGGCCGCATCCCAGCCGGGTGTCTTCAATCTGGGCGAGGTTGTGGTGACAGGGGAGGCTGAAACCGTCACCCAGATCACCACGGTTGACACCATCGACCGGCAGGAGTTGGATCTGACGAACGCCCAGAGCGTGTCCGAGGCGATCGAAACACTTCCCGGCGTATTCGTGTCGACCGGCACACGAAACGAGGCGTACGTCAATGTGCGGGGTTTCAATCAGCGATATGTCCCCATCTATATCGACGGCATCCCGCTCTACCTTCCCTGGGACGGATATGTCGACGCCAGCGAGCTTTCGACGGGGAACATCTCGCAGATCACGCTGACCAAAGGGGCCGCATCCACGCTTTACGGCCCGAACACCATGGGCGGCGTCATCAACATGGTTTCCATGAAGCCTTCGAAGCCCTTCGAAGGCTCCTACTCGTTCGAAGTGGATGAAAACGGCCTCTCAGGAAGCTTGAACCTCGGCTCCAGGATGGACAAAGCCTATGTGATGGCCGGCATCTCCGGCCTCGATTACGACGATTTCAAGATGTCGGACGACTTCACGCCGATCAGGGTTCCGCCGGGATTCCGGGGGTACTACGAGGACGGGAAACGAAGGGACAACTCCGATATGGAAAGCATCGCCGGCTCGTTCAAGGTGGGCTTCATGCCCGCAGAGGGCCATGAGTACGCCATCGGCGTCCAGCACACGAATAGTGAGAGGGGGCTCCCGGTCAACGTGCAGCCGACCGAGCGGCAGCGCTTCTGGAGGTTCACCGAATGGGAAAAGACGACCTATTACTTCATTGGAGACAGCAAGATAACGGACCACTTGACGGCCAATACGCGCCTTTACTACGACACCTATTACAATGTCCTGGACTCCTACGACAGCCCCTCCTACGACTCGCAAAACATGAAATACGCGTTTCACAGCACCTATGACGACTACACCCCGGGAGGGTCCTTTACCCTCAGAACGACCTACATCCCGCGAAACAAGCTGAGCTTCGCCTTCCATTACAAGAAGGACGTCCACGAGGAGCAGGACGACATCGTCACGCCCTGGGAGCGCTATGAAGCCGAGACTTATTCCTACGGCCTCGAAGACGCCATAGCCCTCGCCGACCGCCTGGACTTGGTCCTCGGGGTCAGCTATGACGTTCAGAAGACCAAGTACGCCAACGGGGGGCCTCTGCGGGACGACGATGACGTGTTCAACCCCATGGGCGGTCTGGTCTACACGCTCGAGGACGCCACGAAGTTCCACGGCTCCGTGGCCAGCAAGAGCCGCTTCCCCACCTTGAAAGAGCTCTACTCCTCCCTGCTCGGGACGGCAACCCCCAATCCCAACCTCGAAAAGGAGGAGTCCGTCAATTACGAGATCGGCGTGGAGCGCCCCCTGCCGTGGAAGAGCAGCGCGTCGCTGGCGCTCTTCTACGCGGACGTCGACAACCTGATCGTGCAAACGACACGCCAGGGAAACGATTTTTATGACAACATCGGCAAGGCCAGGCATCAGGGCCTCGAACTCGGGTTCAAATCGGAGTTCCTGGCTAACAACACCCTGGAAGCCCACTACACCTATCTCGATGCAGAAAACCGGTCACCGGACCGGGTCAGCGACCATCTCCCGGAAGCCCCGGAGCACCAGATCTATCTGAGCGACCTGTACCAGGCCAACGAGTGGCTGTCCTTCTTCACCAAGATCCAGTACAACGCCGGTCAATGGGAGGAAAAGTCCAACAACGAGTGGGTCGAACTCGGCAGCTACTGGCTCTTCGATCTGAAGGCCATGGCCGAAATCAGCAAGTTCCTGGTGGCCGAGGTGGGCGTCCGGAACCTGTTCGATGAAAATTACGAGACCGGCTACGGCTTTCCAAGGGAAGGCAGGACCTTCTTCTGCGGATTGCGCGGGACTTTCTAG